In Daphnia pulex isolate KAP4 chromosome 7, ASM2113471v1, one genomic interval encodes:
- the LOC124198680 gene encoding uncharacterized protein LOC124198680, with protein sequence MVRTVSTCSSLKIVKRISNHRQLKEGRLFFKKKRLLIAALIIQFVRCKSVFPDSPSRWCTLFCWRGFDFPPNRNSVSNNRRVAADLTVLTDVSSQRRSKSNTLLIAQRHVCLLCCLKCSNSCRWSSTKNRMMDSDDEDVSENDILDWYKSEVADIWDTATDSAFADLSSNFTDMFRQVMNDVKQRSQASQVPNGHALEVNGHPSAMNGVHEPQASAEPATNTVSVSSDQLMAMLQDEDEDWLEDSNSPSHDEEPMVLSVQLTDPQNPQTEEDQKNVKGVSQESNHLADSILLLSGTALQISLSALKFLFYFFVILIAIYTTSLFHKPLQKWFLKNVQDYIYPSMRLLRFATLPLIKSYPFLTDLHEETCLISNPWYGYGKSSADCWPCSQVTAVEQRNMLVDEFKSGYYNSGIPILMKGAGVKVTLEDIKQIYARNGKQLLQGIGGFKSNQFSNLSNFLEQPSNLLQKDFRAYWKINRVGSARLFRRLYNRPPFIPLDTEVALHKHLFIEGVQSHNSNKMPRTEFANVWLAQSSGSRIIRLIPIVSCAAVCPQMEVTLNAGDILYYNWQFWNPISTSANRYEDEISITYVGSFY encoded by the exons ATGGTACGTACTGTCAGTACGTGCTCGAGTTTGAAAATTGTGAAGAGAATTTCAAATCATCGCCAGCTGAAGGAAGGcaggcttttttttaaaaaaaaaagacttttgatCGCTGCACTGATTATCCAGTTTGTTCGTTGTAAAAGTGTGTTTCCAGACTCGCCGTCTAGATGGTGTACATTGTTTTGTTGGAGAGGATTTGATTTCCCGCCGAATAGAAATAGTGTGTCGAATAACCGTCGTGTCGCTGCTGATCTGACAGTTTTGACAGACGTCTCTAGCCAACGCCGCTCCAAGTCAAATACATTGCTGATTGCACAAAGGCATGTTTGCcttctttgttgtttgaaaTGTTCGAATAGTTGTCGATGGTCGTCCACGAAGAATCGT ATGATGGATTCCGACGATGAAGACGTGTCTGAGAACGACATTCTCGATTGGTACAAGAGTGAAGTAGCTGATATTTGGGACACGGCTACCGATTCAGCCTTCGCCGATCTCAGTTCCAATTTTACAGATATGTTTAGACAGGTCATGAATGATGTGAAGCAGAGGAGTCAGGCCAGCCAAGTGCCAAATGGCCATGCCCTTGAAGTCAATGGTCACCCTTCTGCGATGAATGGTGTACATGAACCACAGGCATCTGCAGAGCCTGCCACCAACACTGTTTCTGTCAGCTCTGACCAGTTGATGGCAATGCTtcaagatgaagatgaagattgGCTGGAGGATAGCAATAGTCCTTCACATGACGAAGAACCAATGGTTCTCTCCGTTCAGCTAACAGATCCCCAAAATCCACAAACTGAAGAGGACCAAAAAAACGTGAAGGGAGTCAGTCAGGAGAGTAATCACCTGGCTGACTCCATTTTGCTGCTGTCTGGAACAGCACTCCAAATCTCCCTGTCAGCATTAAAGTTTTTGTTCTATTTCTTCGTCATACTGATTGCAATTTATACTACTTCTCTCTTCCACAAGCCATTACAAAAGTGGTTTCTCAAAAATGTTCAAGACTATATTTATCCCTCCATGAGGCTGCTTCGCTTTGCAACACTGCCATTGATTAAATCCTACCCATTTCTAACTG ACCTACACGAAGAAACTTGCTTAATCTCTAACCCGTGGTACGGCTACGGGAAGAGTTCTGCTGACTGTTGGCCTTGCAGTCAAGTAACTGCCGTCGAACAGAGAAATATGTTGGTCGACGAATTCAAATCTGGTTATTATAATTCTGGCATACCCATCTTGATGAAG GGCGCTGGCGTCAAAGTAACGCTGGAAGATATTAAGCAAATCTATGCAAGGAACGGTAAACAACTTCTGCAGGGAATCGGCGGTTTCAAGTCGAATCAATTCTCAAATTTAAGCAACTTTTTAGAACAGCCATCGAACCTCTTACAGAAGGACTTTCGAGCATACTG gaaaatcaATCGTGTTGGTTCTGCTCGACTCTTTCGTCGATTGTATAATCGACCGCCATTTATTCCTTTGGATACCGAAGTAGCGCTTCATAAGCACTTATTCATCGAAGGAGTGCAATCGCACAATTCTAATAAGATG CCCAGAACAGAATTTGCGAACGTTTGGCTCGCGCAAAGTAGCGGTTCCAGGATTATTCGTTTGATTCCTATCGTGTCCTGTGCAGCTGTCTGCCCTCAGATGGAAGTTACGTTAAATGCCGGAGATATTT tgtACTACAACTGGCAGTTTTGGAATCCGATTTCTACTTCGGCAAATCGCTATGAGGATGAAATTAGTATAACATATGTCGGTTCATTTTATTAA
- the LOC124198681 gene encoding transmembrane protein 41B-like has product MKNGSAKTKNAKKAAKEANKKSSDAGGISTRNAIGILVIIFIFSILSLICVYSCFPEVEESEKQYMKLPRDIEDAKHLGVVLSRFKDKYFVEVLGGVFITYIFLQTFAIPGSIFLSILSGYLFPFYLALTLVCFCSATGATLCYLLSYLVGTKLVNRFAKERAQAWAKKVNEHRNNLLNYIIFLRITPFLPNWFINITSPVIGVPMGPFFFGTFLGVAPPSFVAIQAGTTLNQLTSSSDTVSLNSILILAAFAVISMLPVVFKQRLQKKFS; this is encoded by the exons atgaaaaacggATCTGCAAAAACTAAGAATGCTAAAAAAGCGGCGAAAGAAGCTAACAAGAAATCCAGTGATGCTGGTGGTATCAGCACGCGAAATGCAATCGGAATTCTAGtcattatattcattttttcgattctaTCGCTTATTTGTGTATACAGTTGTTTTCCTGAAGTAGAAGAATCAGAAAAGCAATACATGAAGTTGCCCAGAGATATTGAGGATGCAAAACATCTTGGTGTAGTTCTGTCTCGTTTCAAGGACAAATACTTTGTGGAAGTTCTTGGTGGAGTCTTTATCACCTACATTTT TTTGCAGACATTCGCTATTCCTGGATCAATTTTCTTGTCCATTTTGTCTGGatatttgtttcccttttatttAGCTTTGACTCTAGTCTGTTTCTGCTCTGCCACTGGTGCAACCTTGTGTTACCTACTCTCTTACTTGGTGGGAACAAAGCTTGTTAACCGATTTGCCAAAGAGAGAGCCCAAGCATGGGCCAAGAAG GTCAATGAACACAGGAACAACCTTCTCAACTACATTATCTTTCTACGAATTACACCTTTCTTGCCAAATTGGTTTATCAATATAACTTCTCCGGTAATCGGTGTCCCCATGGGTCCGTTCTTTTTCGGAACATTTCTCG GTGTCGCACCTCCATCCTTTGTTGCAATTCAAGCTGGAACGACGCTGAATCAATTGACTTCCTCTAGCGACACGGTGTCCCtcaattccattttgattCTTGCGGCTTTCGCCGTCATCTCTATGCTACCGGTGGTATTCAAACAACGACTTCAAAAGAAGTTTAGCTGA
- the LOC124198684 gene encoding uncharacterized protein LOC124198684 isoform X1 — protein sequence MIDNMSILYPLCSISGLYLQFLYILISSILFGVPVIATTTSSQLVKVEGSLSDFCEQWVAFKDPQTGRCLPCSPCPEDHLTVAKCEFDRDTLCRPLTDLAEHIESVVHSSSSVTLTKKNNTIVIVEQNTVFEHLLGGIEYSPALVVILSLVVFGCISYILMQSLKRCRRNQKQQHGLKDPLHESLLGQEEQDENDKPVLDMDEMLAQRFGRSLVTNVYVP from the exons ATGATTGACAACATGTCAATATTGTACCCCTTGTGCTCTATTAGTGGATTATACCTTCagtttctttatattcttatttcttccatCTTATTTGGTGTACCAGTTATTGCAACAACCACATCTTCACAACTAGTGAAAGTGGAAGGATCATTGTCAGATTTCTGTGAACAATGGGTGGCTTTCAAAGATCCACAAACTGGGCGCTGTCTCCCCTGCTCACCCTGCCCTGAAGATCATTTGACTGTGGCTAAATGTGAATTTGATCGTGACACATTATGCAGGCCTCTGACAGATTTAGCCGAGCACATTGAATCTGTTGTtcatagcagcagcagtgtcaCACTGactaagaaaaacaacaccaTAGTCATTGTAGAGCAAAATACGGTGTTTGAACATCTGCTGGGAGGAATAGA ATATTCACCTGCCCTGGTGGTCATCTTATCTTTAGTTGTTTTTGGCTGTATTTCGTACATCCTAATGCAGTCCTTAAAAAGGTgcagaagaaatcaaaagcaaCAACATGGACTTAAAGATCCTCTTCATGAAAGTCTACTGGGCCAAGAGGAGCAGGATGAAAATGATAAACCTGTTTTGGACATGGACGAGATGCTGGCGCAGCGTTTCGGACGATCATTAGTCACCAACGTTTACGTTCCCTAA
- the LOC124198684 gene encoding uncharacterized protein LOC124198684 isoform X2, translating into MFKTIALLVIFGCAFGAPTPRVEKRHPAQFRSDNHNKLTPGNAIKELESSLDKIDSIFKNPFGKIGSNKKFGFLADDNTKDFFPTTDAEDFEAATRPSRQDSREVLRVAQARDPFVGTEEAAARAIDSPLFFNTFDHAHMVTGYAERRRDRPMLFRSIRPDFPFSDISRRRQRVNN; encoded by the exons ATGTTTAAG ACGATCGCATTGTTGGTGATCTTCGGATGCGCTTTTGGCGCCCCCACTCCTCGCGTCGAAAAGCGGCATCCAGCGCAATTTAGAAGTGATAATCATAACAAATTAACCCCCGGTAATGCCATCAAAGAATTGGAATCTTCGCTAGACAAAATCGACtcgattttcaaaaatccgTTCGGGAAAATTG GTTCCAACAAGAAATTCGGTTTCCTGGCTGACGATaatacaaaagatttttttcctactaCTGATGCCGAAGATTTCGAAGCTGCAACTCGTCCGTCGCGTCAAGATTCCCGAGAAGTGCTACGTGTTGCACAGGCCCGTGATCCATTTGTTGGCACAGAG GAGGCTGCGGCGCGTGCCATCGACTCTCCACTGTTCTTCAACACATTCGATCACGCCCACATGGTCACTGGATACGCCGAAAGACGTCGCGATCGCCCAATGCTCTTTCGCAGCATCCGGCCAGACTTTCCCTTCTCCGACATTTCTAGGAG ACGACAACGAGTGAATAACTAA
- the LOC124198682 gene encoding glutathione S-transferase Mu 1-like isoform X1 has protein sequence MAVKTGYWNIRGYMQPIRLLLAYAGVEYEDKRYNVGPAPDYDRSEWLNDKFNLGLDFPNCPYYVDGDVKISQTFAILKYLGRKHNLAAKTEEEQIRVDLMEAEAIDMRTKWSTLCYNADFEKMKPDYIKNAPVKLKEVSTFLGSHPYFAGQNITYIDFVIYELLDQNSQLIPGLLDEFPNLKEFHARIGGLEKVAAYLSSDKCIKYPFNGPMAQWGGK, from the exons ATGGCTGTCAAAACTGGTTATTGGAATATTCGTGGG TACATGCAACCCATTCGACTACTTTTGGCCTATGCCGGTGTTGAGTATGAGGACAAGCGTTATAATGTTGGACCGGCTCCCGACTATGACAGGAGTGAGTGGTTGAACGACAAGTTTAACCTTGGTCTGGATTTCCCGAAT TGCCCTTATTATGTTGATGGAGATGTCAAGATTTCACAAACTTTTGCCATTCTGAAATATTTGGGCCGCAAACATAACTTGGCAGCCAAGACTGAGGAGGAGCAAATTAGAGTGGACTTGATGGAGGCAGAAGCCATTGACATGCGTACAAAGTGGTCTACACTGTGTTACAATGCTGATTTT GAGAAGATGAAACCAGATTACATTAAAAATGCTCCAGTGAAGTTGAAGGAAGTTTCCACCTTTCTGGGAAGTCATCCATATTTTGCAGGACAGAAT ATTACCTACATTGACTTTGTCATCTATGAGTTGTTGGACCAGAACTCTCAATTGATTCCTGGGCTACTTGATGAATTCCCCAATCTGAAAGAATTTCACGCGAGAATCGGAGGGCTAGAGAAAGTCGCGGCTTATCTTAGTTCGGATAAATGCATCAAATATCCTTTCAATGGACCTATGGCTCAGTGGGGTGGAAAATAA